From bacterium, one genomic window encodes:
- a CDS encoding NAD(P)/FAD-dependent oxidoreductase, translating into MKKFDALVIGGGPGGYTAALALAHQGKTVALFEKKKIGGSCLHVGCIPTKLLQSAASRYHALGKEGKAWGIEADNLRFNFQTLVDRTQKTLALLERGIQSQLSAAKVEVVQGEAQVKAKDLVTCNGHEYQGTNLLLALGSRPRHLPAFPVGGNVVTSDELLSQPRLPKSLLIVGAGVIGLEFACLYAQLGVKVRMGDVLPKLLPNMDEELGQVILNSVRKLGVEIELGLLEVKPKDEEMVLVSAGRVPNSDQAGLGNLGLQVAGGRIETNPFMETSLLGVFALGDLTGRFPYAHTAYEHARIAAGRIGGGQEGMDDSKVPHVVFTSPEIASVGLTETEAKGRFPNAKVTKRNFAANSKARILGEIGGWSKMVYDGDSGRILGVHVTGPEATDLIGEACVLVSQGITLEALEKVVHPHPTLNEIFGLHGGGRG; encoded by the coding sequence ATGAAAAAATTCGACGCGCTGGTCATCGGGGGCGGACCCGGCGGTTACACCGCGGCCCTGGCCCTGGCCCATCAGGGCAAGACGGTCGCGCTCTTCGAAAAAAAGAAGATCGGCGGCTCCTGCCTTCACGTGGGTTGCATTCCCACCAAGCTCCTTCAATCGGCCGCGTCCCGCTACCATGCCCTCGGCAAGGAAGGGAAGGCCTGGGGCATCGAGGCCGACAACCTCCGGTTCAATTTCCAGACCCTGGTGGACCGGACCCAAAAGACCCTGGCCCTCCTGGAGCGCGGCATCCAATCCCAACTTTCCGCCGCCAAGGTGGAGGTGGTCCAGGGCGAGGCCCAAGTGAAGGCCAAGGACCTGGTCACCTGCAACGGGCACGAATACCAGGGCACGAACCTGCTCCTCGCGCTAGGTTCACGGCCCCGACACCTGCCCGCTTTCCCCGTTGGCGGCAACGTGGTCACCAGCGATGAACTGCTCTCCCAACCGAGGCTTCCCAAATCCCTTCTCATCGTCGGAGCGGGTGTGATCGGCCTGGAGTTCGCCTGCCTCTATGCCCAGTTGGGGGTGAAGGTGCGCATGGGAGACGTCTTGCCGAAGCTCCTACCCAACATGGACGAGGAATTGGGCCAGGTGATCCTGAATTCGGTCCGCAAACTGGGGGTCGAGATCGAACTGGGACTTTTGGAAGTGAAGCCGAAGGACGAGGAAATGGTCCTGGTCTCGGCGGGCCGTGTCCCCAATTCGGACCAGGCGGGCCTGGGGAACCTGGGCCTCCAGGTGGCGGGCGGGAGGATCGAGACCAATCCTTTTATGGAAACCTCCTTACTCGGGGTTTTCGCCCTGGGCGACCTGACCGGACGCTTCCCTTACGCTCACACCGCTTACGAACATGCCCGCATTGCGGCCGGGAGGATCGGCGGGGGTCAGGAAGGGATGGATGATTCCAAGGTGCCCCATGTGGTCTTCACCTCGCCCGAGATCGCGTCCGTCGGCTTGACCGAAACGGAAGCCAAGGGCCGGTTCCCGAACGCCAAGGTGACCAAGCGCAACTTCGCCGCCAACAGCAAGGCCCGCATCCTGGGCGAGATCGGTGGATGGTCCAAGATGGTCTATGACGGGGACTCGGGGCGCATCCTGGGGGTCCATGTCACAGGTCCTGAGGCGACCGACCTGATCGGGGAAGCCTGCGTGCTGGTGTCCCAGGGGATCACCTTGGAAGCCTTGGAAAAAGTGGTCCATCCTCATCCTACGCTCAACGAAATATTCGGCCTTCATGGAGGGGGTCGAGGCTGA
- a CDS encoding YfcE family phosphodiesterase yields the protein MIFGVLADTRGPLQTPQVAALKKAFKGVDGILHAGPVGEMPVLEQLKKIAPTKAVCGNAENSIVRSELPVTLVWRSGAFILGMTHGYGKPVGLKNHLLLQFQEEKEPVQVIVYGRNFDPIARQVGGHFFFNPGSFLGNLPEGQHGRTGPCRVGLLFLQGKKVDGHLFTIDL from the coding sequence TTGATATTTGGAGTCCTGGCGGATACCCGGGGGCCACTTCAAACGCCCCAAGTGGCCGCATTGAAGAAGGCCTTCAAGGGCGTGGACGGTATCCTGCACGCCGGGCCGGTGGGCGAGATGCCTGTCCTGGAACAGCTCAAGAAGATCGCCCCGACCAAAGCGGTTTGCGGCAACGCGGAGAACTCCATCGTTCGCTCCGAGCTCCCGGTGACCCTGGTCTGGAGGTCCGGGGCCTTTATCCTGGGGATGACCCATGGCTATGGGAAACCGGTGGGGCTCAAGAACCATCTATTGTTGCAATTCCAGGAAGAGAAGGAACCGGTCCAGGTCATCGTTTATGGACGAAATTTCGACCCCATCGCCCGGCAAGTGGGGGGACACTTCTTTTTCAATCCGGGCTCCTTCCTGGGAAACCTGCCCGAGGGCCAACATGGACGCACAGGTCCCTGCCGGGTCGGGTTGCTTTTCCTCCAAGGGAAGAAAGTGGACGGTCATTTGTTCACGATCGATCTTTAG